In one window of Caminicella sporogenes DSM 14501 DNA:
- a CDS encoding flagellar protein FlaG has protein sequence MKINSLDSIINVQKFNSNGINMSRQNGVVNDEELSQNDDSADTFVEFNGKLLIEAMNKANKELETVNRKIEYEIHEVTKTIIFRIRDTVTNEIIKEIPPKKIQDMIAKMWELAGLFVDERA, from the coding sequence ATGAAAATAAATTCTTTAGATTCTATAATTAATGTTCAAAAGTTTAATTCAAATGGTATAAATATGAGTAGGCAGAATGGAGTAGTAAACGATGAAGAATTGAGTCAGAATGATGATTCAGCTGATACATTTGTAGAATTTAATGGAAAGTTATTAATTGAAGCAATGAATAAAGCAAATAAAGAACTTGAGACAGTGAATAGAAAAATAGAATATGAAATACATGAAGTAACAAAGACGATTATTTTTAGAATAAGGGATACAGTTACAAATGAAATAATAAAAGAGATACCGCCTAAGAAAATACAAGATATGATAGCTAAGATGTGGGAACTTGCAGGTCTTTTTGTGGATGAGAGAGCTTAG
- a CDS encoding polysaccharide deacetylase family protein, with product MSSKLYISMYHYVRDLKNSRYPRIKGLDYHLFRQQLEFFKQNFNVVTMEEVIAAYKESYELPKYALLLTFDDGYIDHYLYVLPILKEYGMQGAFFVPGKVFVENALLDVNKIHFILASSDVQVLLSSLFKKLNYYRGQEFYFPSNEELFEKYAVANRFDCKEIIFIKRILQMVLPERLRSKIASEMFEEHVGVKEENFAKELYLNYDQMKYMKREGMYFGIHGYDHYWMNMLNLDELKQDITKALICMDEFVDSNCWVINYPYGSYSDDVIDYVKSMGSILGVTTDLGIVDLKTCHPFKLPRLDTNDFPPKSNTYLKFMYY from the coding sequence ATGTCATCAAAATTATATATTTCTATGTACCATTATGTTCGTGATTTAAAAAATAGTCGTTATCCTCGAATCAAAGGTTTAGATTATCATTTATTTAGGCAACAATTGGAATTTTTTAAACAGAATTTTAATGTAGTTACAATGGAAGAGGTTATTGCAGCTTATAAAGAAAGTTATGAGCTACCAAAATATGCACTACTACTAACATTTGATGATGGCTATATTGATCATTATTTATATGTGCTGCCAATACTAAAAGAATATGGAATGCAAGGAGCTTTTTTTGTTCCTGGGAAAGTTTTTGTAGAAAATGCTTTATTAGATGTTAATAAAATTCATTTTATTTTGGCTAGTTCTGATGTTCAAGTTTTATTGTCGAGTTTGTTTAAGAAATTGAACTATTATCGTGGGCAAGAATTTTACTTTCCCTCTAACGAAGAACTTTTTGAAAAATATGCAGTTGCAAATAGATTTGATTGCAAAGAAATTATTTTTATTAAGAGAATTCTTCAAATGGTTTTACCAGAAAGGCTTCGTTCAAAAATTGCTAGTGAGATGTTTGAAGAACATGTTGGAGTAAAGGAAGAAAATTTTGCAAAAGAACTTTATTTAAATTATGATCAGATGAAATACATGAAAAGAGAAGGAATGTATTTTGGAATTCATGGTTATGATCATTATTGGATGAATATGTTGAACTTAGATGAGTTAAAACAGGATATTACGAAAGCGTTAATATGTATGGATGAATTTGTTGATTCGAATTGTTGGGTAATAAATTATCCATATGGTTCTTATAGTGATGATGTGATTGATTATGTAAAATCTATGGGGAGTATACTTGGAGTTACTACAGATTTAGGTATTGTAGATTTAAAAACGTGTCATCCATTTAAGTTACCACGTTTGGATACAAATGATTTTCCACCAAAAAGTAATACTTATTTAAAATTTATGTATTATTAA
- a CDS encoding class I adenylate-forming enzyme family protein, whose protein sequence is MKKLADKFYEIADLYPDKMAIWCDNKTITYKALANLVSQYSNYFLKNGITYREHIGIPMNNSIESVALILTAANLGVGLVPINPTLPMDAIRKAFTFGNVKHLIARRIFFEQCDKLGGLNIDGMKFCLDEEYDNTLSLANAMEMSSKRPIIKEVSGDETLILTMTSGSTGSPKPIDLTQNNKYQRVMAHVNLYNITKNDNVLAATPLYHSLAERLVLIPLLTGGTSVLLPRFTPNIWFDCVKNLKVTFTIAVSAQLSQIAELLSSPFIPEIESLRCVVSSSALLEPHVKNELIDKLKCEFHEIYGTSEVSTVTSINFKESLNKKQSVGKPIPEADIRIIKDNGELATTYEIGEIACKTSLMCNGYYGMPEIFCKSLQDGYFKTGDLGYLDEDGFLYFSGRKKELIITGGINVYPSDIEKCVLKLPEVKECAAFAYPDERLGEVVALAVVIKPNCKLRKRAIKIQCARNLADFQQPHKIFFVDQLPRNAMGKLMKFKLIEYVRLHCLDE, encoded by the coding sequence ATGAAAAAATTAGCAGATAAGTTTTATGAAATAGCAGATTTATATCCTGACAAAATGGCTATATGGTGTGATAATAAAACTATTACATATAAAGCTCTTGCTAATTTAGTAAGTCAATATTCAAATTATTTTTTAAAAAATGGGATTACTTACCGTGAGCATATTGGTATTCCAATGAACAATAGTATTGAATCAGTTGCACTAATTCTTACAGCAGCAAATCTTGGAGTGGGGCTTGTTCCAATAAATCCAACTTTACCAATGGATGCTATTAGAAAAGCTTTTACTTTTGGCAATGTAAAACATCTTATTGCAAGACGCATATTTTTTGAACAATGTGATAAATTAGGTGGATTAAACATTGATGGCATGAAGTTTTGTTTAGATGAAGAATATGACAATACGTTATCATTAGCAAATGCAATGGAAATGTCTTCAAAAAGACCAATTATTAAAGAAGTTAGTGGAGATGAAACATTAATTCTTACTATGACTTCTGGTTCAACAGGTTCACCAAAGCCAATTGATTTAACACAAAATAATAAATATCAACGTGTTATGGCTCATGTAAACTTATATAATATAACAAAAAATGACAATGTTCTTGCAGCGACTCCACTTTATCATTCTTTGGCTGAGAGACTTGTATTAATTCCGTTATTAACTGGTGGTACAAGTGTTTTATTACCGAGATTTACTCCAAATATTTGGTTTGATTGTGTAAAAAATTTAAAAGTAACATTTACAATTGCTGTATCAGCTCAGCTTAGTCAAATTGCTGAGTTACTTTCTAGTCCATTTATTCCAGAAATAGAAAGTCTAAGATGTGTTGTTTCTTCTTCTGCATTACTTGAACCACATGTAAAAAATGAATTAATAGATAAGTTAAAATGTGAATTTCATGAAATATATGGTACTTCTGAAGTATCTACTGTAACAAGTATTAATTTTAAAGAATCTTTAAATAAGAAGCAATCAGTAGGAAAGCCAATTCCTGAAGCAGATATAAGAATTATTAAAGATAATGGTGAATTGGCAACGACTTATGAAATAGGTGAAATAGCATGTAAGACAAGTCTTATGTGTAATGGTTATTATGGTATGCCGGAAATTTTTTGTAAATCATTACAGGATGGTTATTTTAAAACAGGAGATTTGGGTTATCTTGATGAAGATGGTTTTTTATATTTTTCAGGTCGTAAAAAAGAGTTAATTATAACTGGTGGTATTAATGTATATCCTTCAGATATAGAAAAATGTGTATTAAAACTTCCTGAGGTGAAGGAATGTGCAGCATTTGCATATCCAGATGAGAGACTTGGAGAAGTTGTTGCATTAGCTGTTGTTATTAAACCAAATTGTAAATTAAGAAAACGAGCAATTAAGATTCAATGTGCTAGAAATCTTGCAGATTTTCAACAACCACATAAAATTTTCTTTGTTGATCAATTACCAAGAAATGCAATGGGAAAACTTATGAAATTTAAATTGATAGAATATGTAAGACTTCATTGTTTAGACGAATGA
- a CDS encoding Gfo/Idh/MocA family protein — MDKIVIGMVGAGRATELHMNALQRVSGIPLHFKTIVARRPEQLLTVKERYGFEIASYNFNDLLIDPEIDVIDICTPPYVHEDMIIKAIQAGKHVICEKPLTGYFGNENDEKPVGLKVSKTIMYEEVLKSIENLKKIIDASDRKFMYAENFVYAPAVVKAAEIIYAKKSRILYMKGEESLKGSSSPVASEWSKTGGGTFIRTGSHPLSAILWLKQQEAQARGVDIFVESVLADMGRVTPLLSEYEHRYIMAYPNDVEDNGTVILTFSDGSKAVIIATDVCLGGSKNYLELYCNDANIKCNLTMNDMMSTYFLDEHGLDNVYLSEMLPAKIGWNKPFIADEVIRGYTDEMQDFMESIYYDREPKSGFKLAYDTIKIIYAAYKSAEIGQRVKL; from the coding sequence GTGGACAAAATTGTAATTGGTATGGTTGGAGCAGGTCGAGCAACAGAACTACATATGAATGCTTTACAAAGGGTAAGCGGTATACCATTACATTTTAAAACGATAGTTGCACGTCGTCCCGAACAATTATTGACAGTAAAAGAAAGATACGGATTTGAAATTGCATCTTATAATTTTAATGATTTGCTGATTGATCCTGAAATAGACGTTATTGATATTTGTACTCCGCCTTATGTTCATGAGGACATGATTATTAAAGCTATACAGGCAGGTAAGCATGTTATATGTGAAAAGCCATTAACAGGTTATTTTGGTAATGAAAATGATGAAAAACCCGTAGGCTTAAAAGTTTCGAAAACAATAATGTATGAAGAGGTTTTAAAATCAATAGAAAATTTGAAAAAAATCATTGATGCGTCAGATAGAAAGTTTATGTATGCTGAAAATTTTGTATATGCACCTGCTGTGGTAAAAGCGGCAGAAATTATATATGCAAAGAAAAGTAGGATTCTTTATATGAAAGGTGAAGAAAGTCTTAAGGGTTCTAGTTCACCTGTAGCAAGTGAATGGTCTAAAACTGGTGGCGGAACTTTTATACGAACGGGTTCACATCCACTGTCAGCTATATTGTGGCTTAAGCAACAGGAAGCACAAGCACGCGGTGTTGATATTTTTGTCGAAAGTGTTCTTGCGGATATGGGAAGAGTAACGCCATTATTATCAGAATATGAACACAGGTATATTATGGCATATCCTAACGATGTTGAAGATAATGGTACCGTAATATTGACTTTTTCAGATGGTTCAAAGGCAGTAATTATTGCTACGGATGTTTGTCTAGGAGGTAGTAAGAATTATTTAGAATTATATTGTAATGATGCAAATATTAAGTGTAATTTAACTATGAATGATATGATGTCAACATATTTTTTGGATGAGCATGGATTAGATAATGTATATCTTTCAGAGATGCTTCCTGCTAAAATAGGATGGAATAAACCTTTTATAGCTGATGAAGTAATACGTGGATATACTGATGAAATGCAGGATTTTATGGAGTCGATTTATTATGATAGAGAGCCTAAATCAGGTTTTAAGCTTGCATATGATACAATAAAAATCATTTATGCAGCTTATAAGTCTGCAGAAATAGGACAAAGAGTGAAATTATAG
- a CDS encoding acyl carrier protein has translation MRVSDFIISRLQKKYTIDKDIDIENLNYVESGYVDSLGIIKFIVEIEDEFGIEFSDDEIADPSFKTVGGLIKLVERKVMNNE, from the coding sequence ATGAGGGTATCAGATTTTATAATAAGTAGACTACAAAAAAAATATACAATAGATAAGGATATTGATATAGAAAATCTTAACTATGTAGAAAGTGGCTATGTAGATTCACTCGGTATTATTAAGTTTATAGTTGAGATTGAAGATGAATTTGGAATTGAATTTTCAGATGATGAAATAGCAGATCCATCTTTTAAAACAGTAGGTGGTTTAATAAAACTTGTAGAAAGAAAAGTGATGAATAATGAATAA
- a CDS encoding cytidylyltransferase domain-containing protein, with product MYKNKTFLAVIPARSGSKGIPNKNIVDVNGKPLIQYTIDEALKSKYLDRVIVSTDSEKIAGVARRCGADVPFLRPAKLASDTAKTIDVLIHVINKLKKQGEQYDYLVLLQPTQPLRQVFHIDEAIEKIVDNNKSSLVSVSKVKEHPILMRTIKEDGTLEKLLKVSSTVRRQDFPDCYKVNGAIYINKIDKTFNNNLSLNDNKLSYIMEEKYDIDIDEPLDLEIFKIKLREIKR from the coding sequence ATGTATAAAAATAAAACTTTTTTAGCAGTTATTCCCGCTAGAAGTGGTAGCAAAGGGATACCAAATAAGAATATAGTTGATGTTAACGGGAAACCACTTATTCAATATACAATAGACGAAGCATTAAAATCAAAATATTTAGATAGGGTTATTGTATCGACAGATAGTGAAAAAATTGCTGGAGTTGCGAGAAGGTGTGGTGCAGATGTACCATTTTTAAGACCAGCAAAACTTGCATCAGATACAGCAAAAACTATAGATGTTTTAATTCATGTAATAAACAAATTGAAAAAACAAGGAGAGCAGTATGATTATTTAGTACTCCTTCAGCCTACTCAGCCTTTAAGACAAGTTTTTCATATTGATGAAGCCATAGAAAAAATAGTTGATAACAATAAATCTTCACTAGTTAGTGTATCTAAAGTTAAGGAACATCCTATATTGATGAGAACTATAAAAGAAGATGGTACTTTAGAAAAACTTTTGAAAGTAAGCAGTACAGTTAGGAGACAAGATTTTCCTGATTGTTATAAAGTAAATGGTGCTATTTATATAAATAAAATTGATAAAACATTTAATAATAACTTGAGCCTTAATGATAATAAACTTTCATATATAATGGAAGAAAAATACGATATAGATATAGATGAACCTTTAGATTTAGAAATTTTTAAAATTAAATTGAGAGAAATAAAGAGATAA
- the fliS gene encoding flagellar export chaperone FliS: protein MSINNPYNYSLPNNFVIKNKFENKQDVSQLNTANVKKSNNKFDQYKEQAIMTAPPEELTYMLYDGIVKFLKKAKIYMEQKDFEGINDSLKRAQDIITELNITLNMDYEISKNLRSLYDFMLRRLIDANIKKESSIVDEVLDLAVDLRDTWKEAVKLAKKES, encoded by the coding sequence ATGTCAATAAATAATCCATATAATTATTCTTTACCTAACAATTTTGTAATTAAAAATAAATTTGAAAATAAACAAGATGTTTCACAACTGAATACAGCTAATGTAAAAAAATCTAATAATAAGTTTGACCAGTATAAAGAGCAGGCTATTATGACTGCACCACCTGAGGAACTTACTTACATGCTTTACGATGGTATAGTAAAATTTTTAAAAAAAGCTAAAATATATATGGAACAAAAAGATTTTGAAGGAATAAATGATTCATTAAAAAGAGCTCAAGATATAATAACTGAGTTAAATATAACATTAAATATGGATTATGAAATAAGTAAAAATTTGAGAAGTTTATATGATTTTATGTTGAGGAGATTAATTGATGCAAATATAAAAAAAGAATCCAGTATCGTAGATGAGGTTTTGGATTTAGCAGTAGATTTGAGAGATACTTGGAAGGAAGCAGTGAAGTTAGCTAAAAAAGAAAGTTGA
- a CDS encoding putative motility protein, translating into MSSIINMMESNVYSLRQAINISNIRKAMNQDQQSVGNLIKGMEEINKKTMELSLQPYKGSNIDIKL; encoded by the coding sequence ATGAGCAGTATAATTAATATGATGGAAAGTAATGTATATAGTTTAAGACAAGCTATAAATATTTCTAATATTAGAAAGGCTATGAATCAAGACCAGCAGTCAGTTGGTAATTTGATAAAGGGTATGGAAGAAATAAATAAAAAAACTATGGAATTGTCTCTTCAACCATATAAAGGGAGTAATATAGATATAAAGTTATAA
- the neuC gene encoding UDP-N-acetylglucosamine 2-epimerase: protein MKKIVFLTGTRADYGKIKSLMKKIEEHKKFELYIFVTGMHLLSKYGSTYKEIEKDGFKNIYKYINQKANAHMDIILSNTILGFSNYVSEIKPDMIVVHGDRLEALAGAIVGAFNNIKVAHIEGGEVSGTIDESIRHAITKFSHIHFVANEEAKKRVIQLGEREDSIYIIGSPDIDIMASDNLPTLEYVKEHYEIDFENYAIFIYHPVTTEVHKLKENIKNVVDALIKSNKNYVVIYPNNDEGSEIILNEYKRFKYNSHFKIFPSIRFENFLTLLKNCDFMIGNSSAGVRETGVYGIPSIDIGNRQQGRYDLNKSKHIVHVNNDSVEILNAIKNINKMNVTTQLLFGDGKSDEKFIKILESSKVWEKQYQKKFIDILDTTELINSETA from the coding sequence ATGAAAAAAATAGTTTTTTTAACAGGTACAAGAGCTGATTATGGGAAAATTAAATCATTGATGAAAAAAATAGAAGAACACAAAAAGTTTGAGTTATATATATTTGTAACTGGAATGCATCTTCTTTCAAAATACGGTTCGACATATAAAGAAATTGAGAAAGATGGATTTAAAAATATATATAAGTATATAAATCAAAAAGCTAATGCACATATGGATATAATTCTTAGCAATACAATTTTAGGTTTTAGTAATTATGTATCTGAAATAAAACCTGATATGATTGTAGTTCATGGAGACAGACTTGAAGCCCTTGCAGGAGCAATTGTAGGAGCATTTAACAATATAAAAGTTGCTCATATAGAAGGTGGAGAAGTATCAGGAACTATAGACGAGTCAATAAGACATGCAATTACCAAATTTTCACATATTCATTTTGTTGCCAATGAAGAAGCTAAAAAAAGAGTAATACAATTAGGGGAAAGAGAGGATTCAATATATATAATAGGTTCACCAGACATTGATATAATGGCGTCTGATAACCTGCCAACATTAGAATATGTAAAAGAACATTATGAAATAGATTTTGAAAATTATGCAATATTTATATATCATCCTGTAACTACAGAAGTTCATAAATTAAAAGAAAATATTAAAAACGTTGTTGATGCACTTATTAAATCTAATAAAAATTATGTTGTTATATATCCAAATAACGATGAAGGTAGTGAAATAATATTAAATGAGTATAAAAGATTCAAATATAACTCACATTTTAAAATTTTTCCATCAATTAGGTTTGAAAACTTTTTAACATTATTAAAAAATTGTGATTTTATGATAGGAAATTCAAGTGCTGGTGTTAGAGAAACAGGTGTATATGGTATACCTTCTATTGATATAGGAAATAGACAACAAGGAAGATATGATTTGAACAAGTCAAAACATATAGTTCATGTAAATAATGACTCAGTTGAGATATTAAATGCAATAAAAAATATAAATAAAATGAACGTAACTACACAATTATTATTCGGGGATGGAAAGAGTGATGAAAAATTTATTAAAATTCTAGAAAGCAGTAAAGTTTGGGAAAAACAATATCAAAAAAAATTTATTGATATATTAGATACAACAGAACTTATTAATAGTGAAACAGCATAA
- the aroF gene encoding 3-deoxy-7-phosphoheptulonate synthase translates to MNNLKLVTIKDKNGICRKTEFRIGDITVGKDFLVIAGPCSVESEEQIMTVAKAVKAAGANMLRGGAYKPRTSPYSFQGLGRAGLQYLSKAGKETGLPIITEVIDTRDVYLISEYADVLQIGARNMQNFSLLVEVGKVKKPVLLKRGMNATIEEWLNCAEYIMKAGNPNVILCERGIRTFETYTRNTLDLSAVAAAKGLTHLPVIVDPSHSTGRVDLIHPMTLSAIMAGCDGLMIEVHPSPSHALSDKEQQLTPEQFKNLMDDVKKTLIFRDELYAKKN, encoded by the coding sequence ATGAATAATCTCAAACTTGTTACTATAAAGGATAAAAATGGCATCTGCAGAAAGACAGAATTTAGAATAGGAGATATTACAGTAGGAAAAGATTTTTTGGTTATTGCAGGCCCGTGTAGTGTTGAATCTGAAGAACAAATAATGACTGTTGCAAAGGCAGTTAAGGCTGCAGGAGCAAATATGCTTCGTGGAGGTGCATATAAGCCAAGAACTTCTCCTTATTCTTTTCAAGGTCTTGGAAGAGCTGGATTACAGTATCTTAGTAAAGCAGGAAAGGAAACAGGGCTTCCGATTATAACAGAAGTGATTGATACAAGGGATGTTTATTTAATTAGTGAATATGCCGATGTACTTCAAATTGGAGCACGTAATATGCAAAATTTTTCTCTTCTTGTTGAAGTAGGAAAAGTTAAAAAACCTGTTCTTCTTAAAAGGGGTATGAATGCTACTATTGAAGAGTGGCTTAACTGTGCAGAATATATTATGAAGGCAGGAAATCCAAATGTAATTTTGTGTGAACGAGGTATTCGTACTTTTGAAACGTATACAAGAAATACTTTAGATTTAAGTGCTGTTGCTGCGGCAAAAGGACTTACCCATCTTCCGGTAATTGTTGATCCTTCACATTCTACAGGGCGTGTAGATTTGATACATCCTATGACTTTAAGTGCAATTATGGCTGGGTGTGATGGACTTATGATTGAAGTTCATCCATCACCTTCTCATGCTCTTAGTGATAAGGAACAACAACTTACGCCTGAGCAATTTAAAAATTTAATGGATGATGTTAAAAAAACTCTTATTTTTAGAGATGAGTTATATGCAAAAAAGAATTAA
- a CDS encoding FkbM family methyltransferase, protein MDNISEFRSNLIKNDLYNESAKKYVDKIKNTGNIVIWGCASTGQYVYDFLEKFGLVDKIKYFADNDRKKWGSKMNGLLILSPEEVVKKYNDKSISSIIVASQHLSDIRKQLLSLGIEDHAIDVRGFSLAKDYLDFRNESPFEIINSHIEQYEKVYSYLSDEHSKKVYLGILNSKISLDNKYMKGIASPAKEQYFDKELIKISEEEVFCDCGSFNGDTLETFISLSGGRYKKYIAIEADKEIYNELNKKVVAKGISKNVQTYNVACWDEKTILKFQPLQDSGHISENGEVFVCADTLDNILQNEEVTFLKMDIEGAEERALKGASAVIKKYKPVLAICLYHSLEDYYKLPLLIKEMNDEYSLFIRNYTDMLDVETVCYAIPKDRL, encoded by the coding sequence ATGGATAATATAAGTGAGTTTAGGAGTAATTTAATAAAGAATGACTTGTATAATGAAAGTGCAAAGAAGTATGTTGATAAAATTAAAAATACTGGTAATATCGTGATATGGGGATGTGCAAGTACAGGTCAGTATGTATATGATTTTTTAGAAAAATTTGGACTAGTCGATAAAATCAAATATTTTGCCGATAATGATAGAAAAAAATGGGGGAGTAAAATGAATGGGCTACTTATTTTATCCCCTGAGGAAGTAGTTAAAAAGTATAATGATAAAAGTATATCAAGTATAATAGTTGCATCTCAACATTTATCAGATATTAGAAAGCAGTTGTTATCACTTGGAATAGAAGATCATGCTATAGATGTAAGAGGGTTCAGTTTAGCAAAGGATTATTTAGATTTTAGAAATGAATCTCCGTTTGAAATAATTAACTCTCACATAGAACAATATGAAAAGGTTTACTCATATTTATCAGATGAGCATTCAAAGAAGGTTTATTTGGGAATTTTAAATTCTAAAATATCTTTGGATAATAAGTATATGAAAGGTATAGCTTCACCTGCTAAAGAACAATATTTTGATAAAGAACTTATAAAAATAAGTGAAGAAGAGGTATTTTGTGATTGTGGAAGTTTTAATGGGGATACTCTAGAAACATTTATCTCGTTGTCAGGTGGTAGGTACAAAAAATATATAGCCATTGAAGCTGACAAAGAAATATATAATGAGTTAAATAAAAAAGTTGTTGCAAAAGGTATAAGTAAGAATGTGCAAACATATAATGTCGCATGTTGGGATGAAAAAACGATTTTAAAATTTCAACCTTTACAAGATTCAGGTCATATTTCAGAAAATGGAGAGGTTTTTGTTTGTGCTGATACCTTAGATAATATTCTTCAAAATGAAGAAGTGACATTTTTGAAAATGGATATTGAAGGTGCTGAGGAAAGGGCTTTAAAGGGTGCTAGTGCAGTAATTAAGAAATATAAGCCAGTTTTAGCAATCTGTCTTTATCATAGCTTAGAAGATTATTATAAACTTCCATTATTGATAAAAGAAATGAATGATGAATATAGTCTATTTATTCGGAATTATACTGATATGTTAGATGTTGAAACTGTATGCTATGCAATTCCTAAGGATAGACTTTAG
- the fliD gene encoding flagellar filament capping protein FliD: protein MAGMRVFGFGSGMDIDKMVSDLMKAERARTVDKLEKEKQIITWKQEIYQDINRDIAKFIIDSRDKFDLSGKLTTGGTYVKSYENMDWVKQATSSNESVLTASATAKALDGSYKINITQLAKGVSKNSTADISVDGMDEHDKLCDQFSNLSSNDILSFTITTTDENGNEKSQSFTFNSVKDYTLDDIITKINNSDLDITVSYDSNFDRVFINSTATGANVSLKIVDKSSISSANADHFFSDILKINIDDASGTKVEGQDLKFTLGEGSDATTLTYNSNTFSINGINITANGVGESTITVKTDVDGVYEKIKEFVESYNKLIDSIDAKLSEKVYRDYKPLTDEERKALTEDQIKKWEEMAKSGLLKNDSILEKVLYDARKALYETVQNIGGTFKHLTDIGIDTGTYSEKGKLFIDEAKLKQAISNDANGVMELLFKESDSSDEETKYNESGLITRLFDSMTDNMKKIIEKAGPGNDSSLLKQVKSNILVDFTIGSSYRSGSISFLQEDILDITKEIYKEEDRLKDLEDMYYKKFTAMETALAQMNNQSSWLASQLGGM, encoded by the coding sequence ATGGCAGGGATGCGTGTGTTTGGTTTTGGTTCTGGTATGGATATAGATAAAATGGTTTCAGATTTGATGAAGGCGGAAAGAGCTAGAACTGTGGACAAATTGGAGAAAGAAAAACAAATCATTACTTGGAAGCAGGAAATATATCAAGATATAAATAGGGATATTGCTAAATTTATAATAGATTCAAGAGACAAATTTGACCTTTCAGGCAAATTGACTACAGGTGGGACTTATGTAAAATCCTATGAAAATATGGATTGGGTAAAACAAGCTACGTCATCAAATGAAAGTGTACTTACAGCTTCAGCTACAGCAAAAGCTTTAGATGGAAGTTATAAAATTAATATTACTCAACTTGCAAAAGGTGTAAGTAAAAATAGTACAGCTGATATATCAGTAGATGGCATGGATGAACATGATAAGTTATGTGATCAGTTTTCGAATTTGAGTAGTAATGATATTTTAAGTTTTACAATAACTACTACTGATGAAAATGGTAATGAAAAATCTCAATCATTTACATTTAATAGTGTTAAAGATTACACTTTAGATGATATTATAACAAAGATAAATAATTCTGATTTAGATATAACAGTTTCTTATGATAGCAATTTTGATAGAGTTTTTATAAATAGTACTGCTACTGGAGCTAATGTATCTTTAAAAATAGTAGATAAATCAAGTATAAGTTCTGCTAATGCAGACCATTTCTTTTCAGACATTTTAAAGATTAATATTGATGATGCATCAGGGACTAAAGTAGAAGGTCAAGATTTAAAATTTACTTTGGGTGAAGGTTCTGATGCAACAACATTAACTTATAATTCAAATACATTTAGTATAAATGGTATAAACATAACAGCTAATGGAGTAGGGGAAAGTACTATAACAGTTAAGACAGATGTAGATGGAGTTTATGAAAAAATAAAAGAATTTGTTGAAAGTTATAATAAATTGATAGATAGTATTGATGCTAAATTATCTGAAAAAGTTTATAGAGATTATAAACCTCTAACTGATGAAGAAAGAAAAGCATTGACAGAAGATCAAATAAAAAAATGGGAAGAGATGGCTAAAAGTGGATTACTTAAAAATGACAGTATTTTAGAAAAAGTTTTATATGATGCAAGAAAAGCTTTATATGAAACAGTACAAAATATTGGTGGAACTTTTAAACATTTAACTGATATAGGAATTGATACGGGAACTTATAGTGAAAAAGGAAAGTTGTTTATAGATGAAGCTAAATTAAAACAAGCTATATCTAATGATGCTAATGGAGTTATGGAATTATTATTTAAAGAATCCGATAGTAGTGATGAAGAGACAAAGTATAATGAAAGTGGTTTGATTACTAGGTTATTTGATTCTATGACAGATAATATGAAGAAAATCATAGAGAAGGCAGGGCCTGGTAATGATTCATCTCTGCTTAAACAAGTAAAATCTAATATATTAGTAGATTTTACTATTGGTAGTTCTTATAGAAGTGGTAGTATTAGTTTTCTACAAGAAGATATTTTGGATATTACAAAAGAAATTTATAAAGAAGAAGACAGACTTAAAGATTTAGAGGATATGTATTATAAAAAATTTACTGCAATGGAAACTGCTTTAGCTCAAATGAATAATCAATCTAGTTGGTTGGCTTCTCAATTAGGAGGAATGTAG